Proteins encoded within one genomic window of Desulfovermiculus halophilus DSM 18834:
- a CDS encoding V-type ATP synthase subunit B, with the protein MRKIYEHIDQIAGNVIVLQAAGVAFGELAQVTSTRGTSLGQVIRLEGGRIFVQVFAGSRGVATDAKVRFLGRPMQTTYSEFLMGRLFTGSGRPRDKGPELKEGLIPISGPPVNPVNRVIPSRMIRTGIPMIDVFNTLVESQKIPIFSSPGEPANPLLARIALQSEVDIIILGGMGLKHDDYLYFRNRLEEAGAMSRSIFYVHTAADPTVECLLVPDLCLAVAERFALDNKRVLVLLTDMANFADSLKEISITMEQIPSNRGYPGDLYSQLAARYEKAVDFEQAGSITVLSVTSMPGDDVTHPIPDNTGYITEGQLYLKNGHIEPFGSLSRLKQQVNDQTRKDHRTIMTTMIQLYAQARETEEKQAMGFALSDWDQRLLDYAQKFEHRMMDLKVNIALEQALDLGWSILASCFAPQETGIPSDLVTEFWPKETDNGQDQADQGRA; encoded by the coding sequence ATGCGTAAGATCTATGAACATATCGATCAAATCGCTGGCAATGTCATTGTCCTGCAGGCCGCAGGGGTGGCTTTTGGCGAACTGGCCCAGGTCACCTCCACCCGGGGCACCTCTTTGGGGCAGGTCATCCGCCTGGAAGGCGGGCGGATATTTGTTCAGGTCTTTGCCGGCAGTCGTGGTGTGGCCACCGACGCCAAAGTCCGATTTCTGGGACGTCCCATGCAGACGACCTATTCCGAGTTTCTGATGGGCCGCCTATTCACCGGAAGCGGCCGGCCCAGAGACAAGGGACCGGAACTCAAGGAAGGCCTGATACCCATCAGCGGTCCGCCGGTCAATCCTGTCAACAGGGTCATCCCCAGTCGCATGATCCGCACCGGCATTCCCATGATCGATGTATTCAACACCCTGGTTGAATCGCAAAAGATCCCCATATTCTCCTCTCCCGGAGAACCGGCCAATCCCCTGCTGGCCCGCATCGCCCTGCAGTCTGAAGTGGACATCATCATCCTGGGCGGGATGGGGCTCAAGCACGACGACTATCTGTATTTCCGGAACCGCCTGGAAGAGGCCGGGGCCATGTCCAGATCCATTTTTTATGTGCACACAGCAGCTGATCCCACAGTAGAGTGCCTGTTGGTCCCGGACCTCTGCCTGGCAGTGGCCGAGCGTTTCGCCCTGGACAATAAGCGGGTCCTGGTATTGCTTACAGACATGGCCAATTTTGCCGATTCCTTAAAAGAGATCTCCATCACCATGGAACAGATCCCCTCCAATCGGGGATACCCCGGTGATCTGTACAGCCAGCTGGCCGCCCGCTATGAAAAGGCCGTGGACTTTGAGCAGGCCGGGTCCATCACTGTCCTCTCGGTAACCAGCATGCCCGGCGACGATGTGACCCACCCCATCCCGGACAATACAGGATACATCACTGAAGGACAGCTGTATCTGAAGAACGGGCATATTGAGCCCTTCGGGTCCTTGTCCCGGCTCAAGCAGCAGGTCAACGATCAGACCCGCAAGGACCACCGGACGATCATGACCACCATGATCCAGCTCTATGCCCAGGCCCGGGAAACCGAGGAAAAGCAGGCCATGGGCTTTGCCCTCAGCGATTGGGATCAACGCCTTCTGGACTACGCCCAGAAGTTCGAACACCGGATGATGGACCTGAAGGTGAACATTGCCCTGGAGCAGGCCCTGGATCTGGGCTGGTCCATCCTTGCCTCCTGCTTCGCCCCTCAGGAAACAGGCATCCCTTCGGACCTGGTTACCGAGTTCTGGCCGAAGGAGACGGACAATGGCCAAGATCAAGCTGACCAAGGCCGAGCTTAA
- a CDS encoding DUF2231 domain-containing protein, whose amino-acid sequence MQQEFTLDHVAQGDGREGRPAYVVYENTVYEVSQSSLWKNGTHMRLHAAGQDLTEQLNAAPHSAEVFSRDSVTEVGVLKSGQGGPELPGLLTTLFRFFPSLRRHPHPVSVHFPTAYLIAALLFLVIHSFQGPDPSLNFEVFALVMLVMGVLSAIGTVGTGFFTLWVNYRMHKTSVIQWKIRLGITLLAAGFVAILLRATGLTGFAFFGWIYSFLVFVLALLVMGLGYLGGQIVFPTIKK is encoded by the coding sequence GCCGGGAAGGCAGGCCGGCTTATGTGGTGTATGAGAATACGGTCTATGAGGTGTCCCAAAGCTCTCTGTGGAAAAACGGGACCCATATGCGTCTGCATGCCGCCGGCCAGGATCTGACCGAGCAGCTCAATGCCGCCCCGCATTCTGCAGAGGTCTTTTCCCGGGACTCCGTCACAGAGGTTGGGGTGCTCAAGTCCGGCCAGGGGGGGCCTGAACTGCCCGGCCTGCTCACCACCCTGTTCCGATTTTTTCCCAGCCTGCGCAGGCATCCGCATCCGGTCAGCGTCCATTTCCCCACGGCCTATCTGATCGCAGCCCTCCTGTTCCTGGTGATCCACAGCTTCCAGGGGCCGGATCCCAGCCTGAACTTTGAGGTCTTTGCCCTGGTTATGCTGGTCATGGGGGTGTTGTCAGCCATAGGAACGGTGGGGACCGGCTTTTTTACCCTGTGGGTCAACTATCGAATGCACAAGACCTCTGTGATTCAGTGGAAGATCAGACTTGGCATCACCCTCTTGGCCGCCGGGTTCGTGGCCATCCTTTTGCGGGCTACCGGACTGACGGGATTCGCCTTCTTCGGCTGGATCTACAGCTTCCTCGTATTCGTGCTTGCCCTGCTGGTCATGGGGCTCGGGTATCTTGGAGGCCAGATTGTTTTCCCCACAATCAAAAAATAG
- a CDS encoding ATP synthase subunit K (produces ATP from ADP in the presence of a proton gradient across the membrane; the K subunit is a nonenzymatic component which binds the dimeric form by interacting with the G and E subunits), whose amino-acid sequence MDLELMAALGKAGAAAALGLAATGSALGTGSAGLAAIGAWKKAYAQNKSAPFILITFIGAPLSQTIYGMILMNLMIGVCDQAVQAGASFINWPAMLAAGIFGGLAMGASSWFQGKAGAAASDALGETGQGFGNYLMTIGIVETVALFILVFIQAAFT is encoded by the coding sequence ATGGACCTAGAACTCATGGCCGCCCTGGGCAAGGCCGGTGCTGCCGCAGCCCTGGGCCTGGCTGCAACCGGGTCGGCCCTGGGGACCGGAAGTGCCGGACTGGCCGCTATCGGGGCCTGGAAAAAGGCCTATGCCCAGAACAAGAGCGCTCCCTTCATCCTGATCACTTTTATCGGCGCTCCCTTGTCCCAGACCATCTACGGCATGATCCTGATGAATCTCATGATCGGCGTCTGCGATCAAGCCGTCCAGGCCGGGGCTTCGTTCATAAACTGGCCGGCCATGCTGGCTGCGGGCATATTCGGAGGCTTAGCCATGGGCGCCTCATCCTGGTTCCAGGGCAAGGCGGGAGCCGCAGCATCCGATGCCCTGGGGGAAACCGGACAAGGCTTCGGCAACTACTTGATGACTATTGGGATTGTGGAAACCGTGGCCCTCTTCATCCTGGTATTTATCCAGGCCGCGTTCACCTGA
- a CDS encoding DUF2764 family protein: protein MHVYLAATLPVCTLGDTPPLSLNGFYVQCSGILNREELQELDRLLHNRLSESHTYFGRAWTALNIQMENEMAAQRAQKWQVHPPLPRLHSGFSLEASRLVHEAFNRDTPLQMEWTLDQGRWKLAQGLIPADRPLGLERILAFGIQLQLMHRWAGMDVDSGRKRLNDLIETIVSENLFQGSVPQQ from the coding sequence ATGCATGTCTATCTGGCCGCAACTTTACCTGTTTGCACTTTGGGAGATACTCCGCCACTGTCCCTGAACGGATTTTATGTTCAGTGCTCCGGCATCTTAAACAGGGAGGAGCTCCAAGAACTTGATCGCCTTTTGCACAACCGTCTCTCCGAAAGCCATACGTATTTTGGCCGGGCCTGGACAGCACTCAACATCCAGATGGAGAACGAGATGGCTGCCCAGAGAGCACAAAAATGGCAAGTCCACCCCCCTCTGCCCCGCCTGCATTCCGGCTTCAGCCTGGAGGCCAGCCGCCTGGTGCATGAAGCCTTCAACCGGGACACTCCGCTGCAGATGGAATGGACGCTGGACCAGGGCCGGTGGAAGCTGGCCCAAGGCTTGATTCCTGCGGATCGGCCCCTGGGCCTGGAGCGGATCCTGGCGTTCGGGATCCAGCTCCAGCTCATGCATCGCTGGGCCGGAATGGATGTGGATTCGGGGCGTAAGCGCCTAAATGACTTGATCGAAACCATAGTCAGTGAAAATCTGTTTCAGGGGAGTGTTCCTCAACAATGA
- a CDS encoding biotin--[acetyl-CoA-carboxylase] ligase — translation MPTVTPKTAGPDMSSPKTQILAALRRASWISGQALADAAGISRAAIWKHIHALRREGYTIQASSGRGYRLEHAPDHLSPEGVHAGLQTELLGRNLICRRSIDSTQNLAKSLGRQGAPEGTAVLAENQTQGRGRRGRSWASIPHGVAVSLILRPKTSPDKAPHFPLLAGTALARAVSRVCGIWPGLKWPNDLLISGRKVIGILAELEAEMDRISAIYLGIGLNINAEAEDIPPDLASVATSLRIQAGRKIDRLDLVRALLEELEAAYYAYRLQGFGPIREAWKEHNITLGRQVRISSGREIITGTAVDINEDGALRVRTEEQELVTVSAGDVQLCPAV, via the coding sequence ATGCCTACCGTCACCCCCAAAACAGCCGGTCCTGACATGAGTTCACCCAAGACTCAGATCCTGGCCGCGTTGAGGCGGGCCTCCTGGATCTCCGGGCAGGCTCTGGCCGATGCAGCGGGAATTTCCAGGGCAGCGATCTGGAAGCACATTCACGCTCTGCGCCGGGAAGGATACACCATCCAGGCCTCCTCCGGCCGCGGGTATCGGCTGGAACACGCACCCGACCATTTGAGCCCCGAAGGAGTCCACGCCGGCCTGCAGACCGAGCTTTTGGGCCGCAACCTTATCTGCCGCCGGTCCATCGACTCCACTCAGAATCTGGCCAAAAGCCTCGGCCGCCAGGGTGCTCCCGAGGGTACTGCGGTCCTGGCTGAAAACCAAACCCAGGGCCGGGGGCGTCGGGGTCGATCCTGGGCCTCTATCCCCCATGGAGTGGCCGTATCCCTCATCCTGCGTCCCAAGACAAGCCCGGACAAGGCCCCCCACTTTCCTCTCCTGGCCGGAACGGCCCTGGCCCGGGCCGTCTCCCGAGTCTGCGGCATCTGGCCTGGATTGAAATGGCCCAATGACCTGCTCATCTCTGGACGGAAGGTGATCGGCATCCTGGCCGAACTGGAAGCGGAAATGGATCGGATCAGCGCCATCTACCTGGGGATCGGCTTGAATATAAACGCCGAAGCAGAGGACATCCCCCCGGATCTGGCCTCAGTGGCCACGTCCCTGCGCATTCAGGCCGGCCGAAAGATCGACCGGCTCGATCTGGTCCGGGCCCTGCTGGAAGAGCTGGAGGCCGCCTATTATGCCTACCGCTTACAAGGATTTGGGCCCATCCGGGAGGCCTGGAAAGAGCATAACATAACCCTGGGCCGTCAGGTGCGCATTTCCTCCGGCCGGGAAATCATCACCGGAACGGCCGTGGACATAAATGAAGACGGGGCCCTGCGCGTGCGGACCGAAGAGCAGGAACTCGTGACCGTCAGCGCCGGGGACGTGCAGCTGTGCCCGGCAGTCTGA
- a CDS encoding V-type ATP synthase subunit D — MAKIKLTKAELKAQREALHRYQRFLPTLQLKKEQLQGELRRVSAELAEVRQELDRIRSDLSEWISLFSEDPGLSELIHIQTVQVRTANIAGVTVRHLDDVQFAARVPDLKATPPWVDPGLDRIKKLIRLRIREELTAEKYTVLSRELRTATQRVNLFEKVKIPDCRENIRIIRIALGEEQTAAIARAKLAKSKIQEWSTGA, encoded by the coding sequence ATGGCCAAGATCAAGCTGACCAAGGCCGAGCTTAAGGCCCAGCGCGAGGCCCTGCATCGCTATCAGCGCTTCCTGCCCACCCTGCAGCTGAAAAAAGAGCAGCTCCAGGGTGAGCTGCGCCGGGTGAGCGCCGAGCTGGCCGAGGTGCGCCAGGAGCTGGACCGAATCCGGTCCGACCTCTCGGAGTGGATATCCCTGTTTTCAGAAGACCCCGGCCTGTCCGAGCTGATCCATATTCAGACGGTGCAGGTCCGGACGGCCAATATTGCCGGGGTGACAGTGCGCCACCTGGATGATGTGCAGTTTGCTGCCCGCGTCCCGGACCTCAAAGCGACCCCTCCCTGGGTGGACCCCGGGCTGGACCGGATCAAGAAGCTCATCCGCCTTCGGATCCGGGAGGAGCTTACTGCTGAAAAATACACTGTCCTCAGTCGCGAGCTGCGCACGGCCACCCAGAGGGTGAACTTGTTCGAAAAAGTCAAGATCCCGGACTGCCGGGAAAACATCCGCATCATCCGCATCGCACTGGGCGAAGAGCAGACCGCGGCTATCGCCAGGGCCAAGCTGGCCAAGTCCAAGATCCAGGAATGGAGTACCGGCGCATGA
- a CDS encoding V-type ATP synthase subunit I, translating to MIVPMKKITLLCEADRTDQALHVLQQAGLAHLSITENPADADLEEAKETVQRLEHMLRALDSQDAPGTSSGDLPPEQAAARIWNALQRQHKIRDEIQELEQKIQRIQPFGDFDPSSIRELGKNGVHIVLCSVPVNQEVELAAQTVRVELGADRSDRYLALFSLEKISPPGHELPLPDQGLTELNRRLAELKEEKASLTEDIASLSAYRPHIHDLLVQARDRREFARVKAGLQTWGPVAAVQGFVPEHRLQTAADLARNHGWGLKAVDPSPEDDPPTLIQTPAWARPIQAVFRLINIVPGYREADISAPFLLFLSLFFAMIIGDAGYGILFLILTFLGRGFLHRLQAELVPFLFIMSLATVIWGLITGNVLGMSPDTPVFASFQIHWLAGPGAEDRLMLLCFLLGAVHLSLAHVWQILLRWPSLQIVAQIGWLMLTWVMFFAARSLVLMHDFPPWTLGLLGSGLLLVVAFMLPVRTAFQQWTEYIRLPLDIISQFVDLVSYIRLFAVGTATFAVAQAFNQMAADLGFNSLVSTLGAAAILFLGHSMNIALAAMGVLVHGVRLNTLEFATHAGITWSGTRFQPFAAHKTKEQTWT from the coding sequence ATGATCGTACCCATGAAAAAAATCACTCTTCTCTGTGAGGCGGATCGCACAGACCAGGCCCTGCACGTTCTGCAGCAGGCGGGGCTCGCCCATCTGTCCATCACGGAAAACCCGGCTGATGCGGACCTGGAGGAGGCCAAGGAGACGGTACAACGCCTGGAGCACATGCTCAGGGCCTTGGACTCTCAGGACGCTCCCGGGACATCATCCGGAGATCTGCCCCCTGAACAGGCCGCAGCCCGGATATGGAACGCACTGCAGCGACAGCACAAGATCAGGGATGAGATCCAGGAGCTGGAGCAGAAGATACAGCGCATCCAGCCCTTTGGAGACTTCGACCCCAGCAGCATCCGCGAGCTGGGCAAAAACGGCGTGCACATCGTCTTGTGCTCTGTCCCTGTCAACCAGGAGGTCGAGCTTGCGGCCCAAACAGTGAGAGTCGAGCTTGGCGCGGACCGCAGCGACCGCTATCTGGCCCTGTTCAGTCTGGAGAAGATCAGTCCTCCCGGACACGAGCTGCCCCTGCCGGATCAGGGGCTGACTGAGCTGAACCGGAGACTGGCCGAGCTCAAAGAGGAAAAGGCATCCCTCACAGAGGATATCGCCTCCCTGTCCGCCTACCGCCCGCACATCCATGACCTCCTGGTCCAGGCCCGGGACAGGAGAGAATTCGCCCGGGTCAAAGCCGGCCTGCAGACCTGGGGCCCGGTGGCTGCTGTTCAGGGCTTTGTTCCGGAACACAGACTCCAAACCGCAGCCGACCTGGCCCGGAACCACGGCTGGGGGCTCAAGGCGGTCGATCCTTCCCCTGAGGACGATCCGCCGACATTGATTCAAACCCCGGCCTGGGCTCGTCCCATTCAGGCCGTCTTCAGGCTGATCAATATCGTTCCTGGATACAGGGAGGCCGATATCAGCGCTCCGTTCCTCCTTTTCTTGAGCCTGTTTTTCGCCATGATCATCGGCGACGCCGGATACGGGATCCTGTTTCTGATCCTGACCTTTTTGGGTCGCGGTTTCCTGCACCGGCTTCAGGCCGAGCTGGTTCCCTTTCTGTTCATCATGAGCCTAGCCACTGTCATCTGGGGCCTTATAACCGGAAATGTACTGGGGATGTCCCCAGACACACCGGTGTTTGCCTCCTTCCAGATCCACTGGCTTGCCGGTCCTGGGGCCGAAGACCGGCTTATGCTCCTCTGCTTTCTGCTCGGCGCTGTGCACTTGAGCCTGGCCCATGTCTGGCAGATACTCCTCCGCTGGCCCAGTTTGCAGATAGTGGCCCAGATAGGCTGGCTGATGCTGACCTGGGTCATGTTCTTTGCCGCCCGGAGCCTGGTATTGATGCACGATTTCCCCCCATGGACCCTGGGGTTGCTCGGCTCGGGCCTGCTCCTGGTTGTCGCCTTTATGCTCCCTGTGCGCACCGCCTTCCAGCAATGGACGGAATACATCCGCCTTCCCCTGGACATCATCAGTCAGTTCGTGGATCTGGTTTCCTATATCCGGCTTTTTGCCGTGGGCACGGCAACCTTTGCCGTGGCCCAGGCCTTTAATCAGATGGCCGCTGATCTGGGCTTCAACAGCCTGGTCAGCACCCTGGGGGCGGCGGCGATCCTGTTTCTGGGGCACAGCATGAACATCGCCTTGGCCGCCATGGGCGTCCTGGTCCACGGCGTTCGGCTGAACACTCTGGAGTTCGCCACTCATGCCGGTATAACCTGGTCCGGGACCAGGTTCCAGCCTTTTGCCGCACACAAAACCAAGGAGCAGACATGGACCTAG
- a CDS encoding V-type ATP synthase subunit A: MNQKTGRIVGVKGNLLTVEFDQAVFQNEMAYARLGEDHLKAEVVRVRGSYAELQVFEDTSGLKINDQVIFSNQLLSVELGPGLLGQVFDGLQTPLYDLAQVYGVFLQRGAYLPALNRETTWSFTPAADPGHILRPGDFLGRVAEGPFAHQIMVPLSWTGRYTLSSVVPAGDYSIEHPVAVLTDRQNTEHEVHMLQEWPVKVPIQNYAERLRPQEPLTTRIRSIDTMFPVAKGGTYCIPGPFGAGKTIIQQLTSRYADVDVVIIAACGERAGEVVETLREFPQMTDPKTGRSLMERTIIVCNTSSMPVASREASIYTAVTLAEYYRQMGLDCLLLADSTSRWAQALREISGRLEEIPGEEAFPAYLESVIAAFYERAGIVRLHNGSHGSVTIGGTVSPAGGNFEEPVTQSTLKVVGAFHGLSRQRSDARRYPAIDPLESWSQYPSLADREDVDLAASFLRQSHEIAQMMKVVGEEGTSLQDFVIFLKGEYLDAVFLQQDAFHPVDGATGAERQKDTFAQICSILNTELAFESKDQARSFFQTLTQTTLDWNRTPEESEEFENLREKINSHLAEQAQYA; encoded by the coding sequence ATGAACCAAAAAACCGGACGCATAGTAGGGGTCAAGGGCAATCTGCTCACTGTGGAGTTCGATCAGGCCGTATTCCAGAACGAGATGGCCTATGCCCGGCTGGGGGAAGATCACCTCAAGGCGGAAGTGGTACGGGTGCGGGGCAGCTACGCCGAGTTACAGGTCTTTGAGGACACCAGTGGTCTAAAGATTAACGATCAGGTCATTTTCAGCAATCAGCTCCTGTCCGTAGAGCTCGGGCCCGGCCTCTTGGGCCAGGTCTTTGATGGGCTGCAGACCCCCCTGTATGATCTGGCTCAGGTGTACGGCGTCTTTCTGCAGCGGGGAGCCTATCTGCCGGCCTTGAACCGGGAGACAACATGGTCCTTCACCCCTGCGGCCGACCCCGGCCACATCCTGCGTCCCGGCGACTTCCTGGGCCGGGTAGCCGAAGGTCCGTTTGCACATCAGATCATGGTCCCCTTGAGCTGGACCGGCCGCTATACCTTGAGCTCAGTTGTCCCGGCTGGTGACTACAGCATCGAACACCCTGTGGCCGTGCTGACCGATCGGCAGAACACAGAACATGAGGTGCACATGCTCCAGGAGTGGCCCGTGAAAGTCCCCATCCAGAACTATGCGGAACGCCTGCGGCCACAGGAGCCGCTGACCACCAGGATCCGCAGCATTGATACCATGTTTCCGGTCGCCAAGGGCGGAACATACTGCATACCCGGTCCATTCGGCGCGGGCAAGACCATCATTCAGCAACTGACCAGCCGATATGCTGATGTGGACGTCGTGATTATCGCCGCCTGCGGGGAACGGGCCGGGGAGGTGGTGGAAACCCTGCGTGAATTTCCGCAGATGACAGACCCCAAAACCGGGCGCAGCCTCATGGAACGAACCATCATTGTCTGCAACACCAGCTCCATGCCCGTTGCCTCCAGAGAGGCCTCGATATACACCGCCGTGACCCTGGCCGAATACTACCGGCAGATGGGCTTGGACTGTCTGCTCCTGGCCGACTCCACCTCCAGATGGGCCCAGGCCCTGCGGGAAATCTCCGGACGGCTGGAAGAAATCCCGGGAGAAGAAGCCTTTCCCGCGTACCTGGAATCGGTCATCGCCGCATTCTACGAACGGGCCGGAATTGTCCGGCTGCACAATGGCTCTCATGGATCAGTGACCATCGGGGGAACAGTCAGTCCAGCCGGGGGCAACTTTGAAGAGCCGGTCACCCAGAGCACCCTCAAGGTGGTCGGAGCCTTTCACGGCCTGTCCAGACAGCGTTCCGACGCCCGCCGCTATCCGGCCATCGATCCTCTGGAAAGCTGGAGTCAATATCCCAGTCTGGCCGACAGGGAGGATGTGGACCTGGCCGCCTCCTTTTTACGCCAGAGCCATGAGATAGCTCAGATGATGAAAGTCGTGGGAGAGGAAGGAACCTCCCTGCAGGATTTTGTCATTTTTCTCAAAGGTGAATATCTGGATGCCGTCTTTTTACAGCAGGATGCATTCCATCCTGTGGATGGAGCCACCGGGGCCGAGCGTCAGAAAGACACATTTGCCCAGATCTGCTCTATTTTAAACACTGAACTGGCTTTTGAAAGTAAGGATCAGGCCAGAAGTTTTTTCCAGACCCTGACCCAAACCACCCTGGATTGGAATCGGACTCCGGAAGAAAGCGAAGAGTTTGAGAATCTGCGGGAAAAAATCAATAGTCACCTGGCAGAGCAGGCTCAGTATGCGTAA
- the lysA gene encoding diaminopimelate decarboxylase, whose product MHHFQERNGELWAEEVRVADLAREYGTPLYVYSTATLTRHFQAFDSAFSQLPHLTCFSLKSNSNLHVLKLLKELGAGADIVSGGELHRALMAGMDPKQIVFSGVGKQEFEMQAALAADILMFNVESAQELETLSRLAGEMNTTARISLRINPDVDPKTHPYISTGLKKNKFGIQMSHALELYARARDLPGIEPVGIDCHIGSQLTQVSPFLDALDRLMALRSQLVDMGLNIKYLDIGGGLGITYGEEEPPHPSELGQALSHALQNEDLTLILEPGRVIAGNAGILVSRVLACKSTDDKNFAVVDAAMNDLLRPSLYSAYHRIAEVRANRRPEQTVDVVGPICETGDFLAKDRILPGLQADDLIAVFSAGAYGFTMSSQYNSRPRAAEVLVDKDRARLIRHRETFADLLRLEENV is encoded by the coding sequence ATGCATCATTTTCAAGAACGAAACGGAGAGTTGTGGGCCGAAGAGGTCCGCGTGGCTGACCTGGCTCGGGAATACGGGACCCCGCTCTATGTTTACTCCACCGCTACCCTGACCAGGCATTTCCAGGCCTTTGATTCCGCTTTTTCCCAGCTTCCCCATCTGACCTGTTTTTCGCTGAAATCAAACTCCAATCTGCATGTCCTCAAGCTGCTCAAGGAGCTGGGGGCCGGAGCGGACATCGTTTCCGGCGGCGAGCTGCACCGGGCCTTGATGGCCGGGATGGACCCCAAACAGATCGTTTTTTCCGGAGTGGGCAAACAGGAGTTCGAGATGCAGGCGGCTCTGGCCGCGGACATCCTGATGTTCAACGTTGAGTCGGCCCAGGAGTTGGAGACCTTGAGCCGGCTGGCCGGAGAAATGAACACCACGGCCCGAATCAGCCTGCGGATCAATCCTGATGTCGATCCCAAGACTCATCCCTATATCTCCACAGGCCTGAAGAAGAACAAGTTCGGGATCCAAATGAGCCATGCCCTTGAGCTCTACGCCCGGGCTAGGGATCTGCCCGGTATTGAACCGGTGGGCATCGACTGCCATATCGGGTCCCAGCTGACCCAGGTCTCCCCCTTTCTCGACGCCCTGGACCGGCTTATGGCCCTGCGCAGCCAGCTGGTGGACATGGGCCTGAACATCAAATACCTGGATATCGGGGGCGGGCTGGGCATTACCTACGGCGAAGAAGAGCCGCCGCATCCCAGCGAGCTCGGCCAGGCCCTGAGCCACGCCCTGCAAAACGAAGACCTGACCCTGATCCTGGAGCCCGGGCGGGTGATTGCCGGAAATGCCGGGATCCTGGTCAGCCGGGTCTTGGCTTGCAAGTCCACGGACGACAAAAACTTCGCGGTGGTGGATGCAGCTATGAACGACCTCCTCCGGCCCTCCCTGTACAGTGCCTATCACCGGATTGCCGAGGTCCGGGCCAACCGCCGCCCGGAACAAACCGTGGATGTCGTCGGCCCGATCTGCGAGACAGGAGACTTTCTGGCCAAAGACCGGATCCTGCCCGGCCTGCAGGCCGATGATCTGATAGCTGTTTTTTCCGCCGGGGCCTACGGCTTCACCATGTCCTCTCAGTACAACTCCCGTCCAAGAGCGGCTGAGGTTCTGGTGGACAAGGACCGGGCCCGGCTGATCCGGCACCGGGAGACCTTTGCCGACCTGCTCCGGCTGGAAGAGAACGTATAA